The following are encoded together in the Streptomyces sp. NBC_01465 genome:
- a CDS encoding L-fucose/L-arabinose isomerase family protein, whose amino-acid sequence MTTPARTPAVARRPRIGLVAGGLGAYWPQFPALLPQLERSAARVAARMQEFDAEVVDVGFISDAQDGAAAAEKLRAADCDLIVGFLTTYMTATMLLPVAQRSGAPVLLINLQPTEAMDHDSFDTGDWLAYCGACPLPEMANAFERAGVAFRSVSGHLDDERAWERIGRWIRAAGVRSVLRRGRHGLMGHLYPGMYDVSTDLTMVPGRLGGHVEVVEFDDLRVRVEQIKDDEVEAKLAETRRVFDLADSVDADDLRWAARVSAGLDRLVADFDLDSLAYYHRGLGGDILERLGAGVILGASLLTARGIPACGEYELRTSLAMLIADRLGAGGSFTELQALNFRDGVVEMGHDGPGHLAISRGRPLLRGLGVYHGKRGWGVSVEFDVRPGPVTLLGLGQTREGAYKLVASEGTVVEGPLLKIGNTTSRVDFGADPGEWTDAWSASGVGHHWALSTGRLLPDLRALASLTGLDLVEITL is encoded by the coding sequence ATGACCACACCCGCACGGACACCGGCCGTCGCCCGCAGGCCGAGGATCGGACTGGTCGCCGGCGGACTGGGCGCCTACTGGCCCCAGTTCCCCGCGCTTCTCCCTCAACTGGAGCGCTCCGCGGCCCGCGTGGCGGCGCGGATGCAGGAGTTCGACGCGGAGGTCGTCGACGTCGGATTCATCTCCGACGCGCAGGACGGAGCCGCGGCCGCCGAGAAGCTGCGCGCCGCCGACTGCGATCTCATCGTCGGCTTCCTGACGACGTACATGACCGCCACCATGCTGCTCCCCGTGGCCCAGCGCAGCGGAGCTCCGGTCCTCCTCATCAATCTCCAGCCGACCGAGGCCATGGACCACGACTCCTTCGACACCGGCGACTGGCTCGCCTACTGCGGGGCCTGCCCGCTCCCCGAAATGGCCAACGCCTTCGAACGGGCAGGTGTCGCGTTCCGCTCGGTCTCCGGCCACCTCGACGACGAACGGGCCTGGGAGCGGATCGGCCGCTGGATACGGGCCGCCGGTGTGCGCTCCGTACTGCGCCGGGGCCGTCACGGCCTGATGGGCCACCTCTATCCCGGGATGTACGACGTCTCCACCGATCTCACGATGGTCCCCGGCCGGCTCGGCGGTCATGTCGAGGTCGTCGAATTCGACGACCTCCGGGTCCGCGTCGAACAGATCAAGGACGACGAGGTCGAGGCGAAGCTGGCCGAGACGCGCCGGGTCTTCGACCTCGCGGACTCGGTCGACGCCGACGACCTCAGATGGGCCGCCCGCGTCTCGGCCGGCCTGGACCGCCTGGTCGCCGACTTCGACCTCGACTCGCTCGCCTACTACCACCGGGGCCTGGGCGGAGACATCCTGGAACGCCTCGGGGCCGGCGTCATCCTCGGCGCCTCCCTGCTGACCGCCCGGGGGATCCCGGCCTGCGGCGAGTACGAGCTGCGTACCTCCCTCGCCATGCTGATCGCCGACCGGCTCGGCGCGGGCGGCTCCTTCACCGAGCTCCAGGCGCTGAACTTCCGCGACGGCGTGGTCGAAATGGGCCACGACGGACCCGGCCACCTGGCGATCAGCCGGGGCCGCCCCCTCCTGCGGGGCCTCGGCGTCTATCACGGCAAACGCGGCTGGGGCGTCTCCGTGGAGTTCGACGTCCGGCCCGGACCCGTCACCCTGCTGGGTCTCGGCCAGACCCGCGAGGGTGCGTACAAGCTGGTCGCCTCGGAGGGGACGGTGGTGGAAGGCCCGCTCCTGAAGATCGGCAACACGACGTCACGGGTCGACTTCGGCGCCGACCCCGGCGAGTGGACGGACGCCTGGAGCGCGAGCGGAGTCGGCCACCACTGGGCGCTGTCCACCGGCCGCCTGCTCCCCGACCTGCGCGCCCTGGCCTCCCTCACCGGACTGGACCTGGTGGAGATCACCCTCTGA
- a CDS encoding DUF6247 family protein, producing the protein MTTAAHDAGVVPPMPERNPKALRAAIAQYAPKLLVDFDRHWRRDIADAYDLAPVPAFMARWWSEYALSRDPRLEATVHRLEDEAAKEPDYTRAKALIEEAGHIRRTAAQVNPGQ; encoded by the coding sequence ATGACCACAGCCGCCCACGACGCCGGGGTCGTTCCCCCGATGCCCGAGAGGAACCCCAAGGCACTTCGCGCCGCCATCGCCCAGTACGCGCCGAAACTCCTCGTCGATTTCGACCGGCACTGGCGCCGGGACATCGCCGACGCGTACGACCTGGCGCCGGTGCCCGCCTTCATGGCCCGCTGGTGGAGCGAGTACGCCCTCTCCCGTGATCCGCGGCTCGAGGCCACGGTCCACCGCCTGGAGGACGAGGCCGCAAAGGAACCCGACTACACCCGCGCCAAGGCCCTCATCGAAGAGGCCGGACACATCCGTCGCACGGCAGCACAGGTGAACCCCGGCCAGTGA
- a CDS encoding cellulase family glycosylhydrolase, with protein MRHRRFRIASGLAATLLIAAGTAAVPSSASAATAGCEVAYLNLSTWQSTPTSGGFNTTLAIKNLGDPTTRWKLTFTMPSGQTATGGWNATFAGATSVTATDAGWNGTIATGQTSSSVGLQGEWTRTAAGTSPPNPLPQPADFALNGVPCTGAPSENKPPSVNLTSPQDGASFEAPATIGLAATASDADGSVGRVEFLNGSTVIGSDTTAPYAFAWTNVTRGNYALSARAVDDDGATTTSAPAKVAVTGQDAGGPAPALHVSGNQLRTASGATYRLLGVNRSGGEYACFQGKPVFDGPADQASVDAMKAWNIHAVRLPLNEECWLGTADVPADGVSGEAYRQAVKDYADLLVANGINPILDLHWTYGQYGGPGAGCADAKATCQKPMPDAQYTPAFWTQVAQMFKGNDAVVFDLFNEPYPDAANNWSDATEAWTCLRDGGTCTGIDYKVAGMQTLLNAVRDTGATNVVMTGGLTWTNDLTQWLTYKPVDPAGNLMASWHSYNFNACVTAACWDSQIGAVAAQVPVTAGEVGQNTCAHDYLDQVTDWADSKGVGYLAWTWNPWGVCAGSGNDLIADWNGTPTSTYGEAYKAHLLTQNPT; from the coding sequence ATGCGCCACCGAAGATTCCGTATCGCGTCCGGTTTAGCCGCAACGCTGCTGATCGCGGCAGGTACGGCAGCCGTGCCGTCCTCTGCCTCGGCCGCGACCGCCGGTTGTGAAGTCGCCTATCTGAATCTGAGCACCTGGCAGTCCACCCCCACTTCGGGCGGCTTCAACACCACACTCGCCATCAAGAATCTCGGCGATCCGACGACTCGGTGGAAGCTGACGTTCACGATGCCGAGCGGTCAGACCGCCACCGGCGGCTGGAACGCGACGTTTGCCGGGGCGACGTCGGTCACGGCCACCGATGCCGGTTGGAACGGCACCATCGCCACGGGCCAGACCAGCAGCAGCGTCGGTCTGCAAGGCGAGTGGACCCGCACCGCCGCGGGCACCTCGCCGCCGAACCCGTTGCCGCAGCCGGCCGACTTCGCGCTCAACGGTGTGCCCTGCACCGGCGCGCCGTCCGAGAACAAGCCGCCCTCGGTCAATCTGACCAGCCCGCAGGACGGCGCCTCGTTCGAGGCCCCGGCCACCATCGGCCTGGCGGCGACTGCAAGCGACGCGGACGGCTCGGTCGGCCGGGTCGAATTCCTGAACGGCAGCACGGTCATCGGCTCGGACACCACCGCTCCGTACGCCTTCGCCTGGACCAACGTCACTCGCGGCAACTACGCGCTGAGCGCGCGCGCCGTCGACGACGACGGCGCGACGACGACCTCCGCCCCTGCCAAGGTGGCCGTCACCGGCCAGGACGCCGGTGGCCCGGCTCCGGCCCTGCACGTCTCGGGCAACCAGCTTCGGACCGCGAGCGGCGCCACGTACCGGCTGCTCGGCGTCAACCGCTCCGGCGGCGAGTACGCCTGCTTCCAGGGCAAGCCGGTGTTCGACGGCCCGGCGGACCAGGCGAGTGTCGACGCGATGAAGGCGTGGAACATCCACGCGGTCCGACTGCCGTTGAACGAGGAGTGCTGGCTGGGTACCGCCGATGTGCCCGCGGACGGCGTCAGCGGCGAGGCGTACCGGCAGGCGGTCAAGGACTACGCGGATCTGCTCGTGGCCAACGGGATCAACCCGATCCTGGATCTGCACTGGACCTACGGACAGTACGGCGGTCCGGGCGCCGGCTGCGCGGACGCCAAGGCGACCTGCCAGAAGCCGATGCCGGACGCACAGTACACACCGGCCTTCTGGACCCAGGTGGCCCAGATGTTCAAGGGCAACGACGCGGTCGTCTTCGACCTGTTCAACGAGCCCTACCCGGACGCCGCGAACAACTGGTCGGATGCCACTGAGGCTTGGACCTGCCTGCGCGACGGCGGCACCTGCACGGGTATTGACTACAAGGTCGCCGGGATGCAGACCCTCCTCAACGCGGTACGGGACACCGGCGCCACCAATGTGGTCATGACCGGCGGCCTGACCTGGACCAACGACCTCACCCAGTGGCTGACCTACAAGCCGGTCGACCCGGCCGGCAACCTGATGGCTTCATGGCACTCGTACAACTTCAACGCCTGCGTGACGGCGGCCTGTTGGGACAGTCAGATCGGCGCGGTTGCGGCCCAGGTGCCGGTCACGGCCGGCGAGGTCGGCCAGAACACCTGCGCCCACGACTATCTCGACCAGGTGACGGACTGGGCGGACAGCAAGGGTGTCGGCTACCTGGCCTGGACGTGGAATCCGTGGGGGGTGTGCGCCGGCAGCGGCAATGACCTGATCGCCGACTGGAACGGCACGCCCACCAGCACGTACGGCGAGGCGTACAAGGCGCACTTGCTCACGCAGAATCCGACCTGA
- a CDS encoding C40 family peptidase, giving the protein MLPTNDVTARRPRRTRVHRLVAGMSLAGVGLAIPLVSATTASAAPAQATTASASATQATATSTSSAKSAGTYTVAAGDWLSGIAKKKNVSGGWEKLYELNKSELTDGADHIYPGQVLKLTGTATSSSSSSDTSSSTSSDSASTSSSSSSASSASTSTSTTSSSSSTTASGTMAAATAYAESQIGTPYVYGGSDTSGWDCSGLTQAALAKAGISIPRVANDQAAASTHVSLDSLQAGDLLFWSSDGTDAGVYHVGIYIGDGKFVQAANPSSGVIYDTISNYTPDFAGRIG; this is encoded by the coding sequence ATGCTGCCCACGAATGACGTGACCGCACGCAGGCCCCGCCGCACCCGCGTCCACCGCCTGGTCGCCGGAATGAGCCTCGCCGGGGTCGGCCTGGCCATCCCGCTGGTCTCCGCGACCACCGCGTCCGCCGCCCCGGCGCAGGCCACGACCGCCTCCGCGTCCGCGACCCAGGCGACCGCCACCTCCACGAGCTCCGCCAAGAGCGCCGGGACGTACACCGTCGCGGCGGGCGACTGGCTCTCCGGCATCGCCAAGAAGAAGAACGTCAGCGGCGGCTGGGAGAAGCTCTACGAGCTCAACAAGTCCGAACTGACCGACGGCGCCGACCACATCTACCCCGGCCAGGTGCTGAAGCTCACCGGAACCGCCACCAGCAGCAGCTCCTCCTCCGACACGAGCTCCTCGACGTCGTCGGACAGCGCTTCGACTTCGTCGAGCTCCTCGTCCGCCTCGTCGGCCTCGACCTCCACCTCGACCACGTCGAGCTCCAGCAGCACCACCGCGTCCGGCACCATGGCCGCCGCGACCGCCTACGCCGAGTCGCAAATCGGCACCCCGTACGTCTACGGCGGCTCCGACACCTCCGGCTGGGACTGCTCCGGCCTGACCCAGGCCGCGCTCGCCAAGGCCGGCATCTCGATCCCGCGCGTGGCCAACGACCAGGCCGCGGCCAGCACGCACGTCTCGCTCGACTCGCTGCAGGCGGGCGACCTGCTGTTCTGGTCCTCGGACGGCACCGACGCCGGTGTCTACCACGTGGGCATCTACATCGGCGACGGCAAGTTCGTGCAGGCCGCCAACCCGAGCTCCGGCGTCATCTACGACACGATCTCCAACTACACCCCGGACTTCGCCGGCCGCATCGGCTGA
- a CDS encoding nuclear transport factor 2 family protein, whose protein sequence is MLPFRTAVEAGDHTAIEALLAEDVVFTSPVAFKPYPGKAMTAAILRGVTRVFEDFHYVKEINSTDGRDHALVFEARVGDRAITGCDFLHLDEDGLIDDFTVMVRPLSAAQALSAAMGAQFEQIAREATGDNPPMHTQL, encoded by the coding sequence ATGCTCCCCTTCCGCACGGCCGTAGAAGCGGGCGACCACACCGCGATCGAGGCGCTCCTGGCCGAGGACGTGGTCTTCACCAGCCCGGTCGCCTTCAAGCCGTACCCCGGCAAGGCCATGACGGCGGCGATCCTGCGCGGCGTCACCCGGGTCTTCGAGGACTTCCATTACGTGAAGGAGATCAACAGCACAGACGGCCGCGACCACGCCCTGGTCTTCGAGGCCCGCGTGGGCGACCGCGCGATCACCGGCTGCGACTTCCTCCACCTGGACGAGGACGGCCTCATCGACGACTTCACGGTCATGGTCCGCCCCCTGTCGGCAGCCCAGGCGCTCTCCGCCGCGATGGGCGCCCAGTTCGAGCAGATCGCCCGCGAAGCCACCGGGGACAATCCGCCCATGCACACCCAGCTGTGA
- a CDS encoding PadR family transcriptional regulator yields MSLKYAVLGALLEGEASGYDLAKIFDVSVSNFWAATPQQLYRELERLAADGLIEARVVPQERRPNKRMFTLSATGRADLAAFTAKEPRPTAARDELMVKVQALDVGDVDAVRGHIEERIGWAQGKLARYERVRQHLLGELSEEEFLRDSDRIGPYLTLMRGMFFEEENLRWGRRALEILDRRTAARRGQLP; encoded by the coding sequence ATGTCCCTGAAGTACGCGGTGCTCGGCGCACTCCTGGAAGGCGAGGCGTCCGGCTACGACCTCGCGAAGATCTTCGACGTCTCCGTGTCGAACTTCTGGGCGGCGACGCCCCAGCAGCTCTACCGAGAACTGGAGCGCCTGGCCGCCGACGGGCTCATCGAGGCGCGGGTCGTGCCGCAGGAGCGCCGGCCGAACAAGCGGATGTTCACGCTGTCCGCGACCGGCAGGGCGGATCTCGCCGCCTTCACCGCGAAGGAGCCCCGGCCCACCGCCGCCCGCGACGAGCTGATGGTGAAGGTGCAGGCCCTGGACGTCGGCGACGTCGACGCCGTGCGCGGTCACATCGAGGAGCGCATCGGCTGGGCGCAGGGCAAGCTCGCCCGCTACGAGCGCGTACGGCAGCACCTCCTCGGCGAGTTGAGCGAGGAGGAGTTCCTGCGCGACAGCGACCGGATCGGGCCCTATCTGACGCTGATGCGCGGCATGTTCTTCGAGGAGGAGAACCTGCGCTGGGGGCGCCGGGCCCTGGAGATCCTGGACCGGCGCACCGCAGCGCGACGCGGACAGCTGCCGTGA
- the fusA gene encoding elongation factor G, with protein sequence MRTPLLPLSSVRNLGILAHVDAGKTTVTERFLFLTGAIHRLGEVHDGTTVTDFDPQERDRGITISAAAVSCDWAGHRINLIDTPGHVDFADEVERALRVLDGAVAVFDAVAGVEPQSESVWRQADRYGVPRIAFVNKLDRAGADLDTAVASIRDRLGTVPLVVQLPVGRESGFTGVVDLVRMRALTWDGAYAQQPVPDGLLAEARVRRAVLDEAVAGLDAKALEEYVHDSALSDETLAAALRAITLGADGGGVVVLCGAAYRNVGIEPLLDAVTAYLPSPLDVPPVPGRAAADPAEPFAGLVFKVAATPTGRLTYLRVYTGTIRKGDLVLDTGAGRTERIGRIVRVQADRHAEAELAVAGDIVAVAGVKAARSGATLCAPDAPLLLEPPVVPDPVVSVAVEAVRGTDTGRLADALARLTEEDPSLRARTDPETGQTLLSGMGELHLEVAVEKLRRAHTLDVTVGRPRVSYRETVVRGVSDLTFRHVKQDGGAGQFAQIVLDVLPYDAGHFTFESTVTGGRVPREFVRAVESGCRDALTAGPLGGHPVTGVRVVLTDGATHAKDSSDLAFRTAGRLALREALRSAAMALLEPVAEVTVTVPEDAVGSVLGDLAARRGRVSGSTVRGATAVVTATVPLAELFGYASRLRSRTQGRGTFTTRPTGYAPVPDGVKAG encoded by the coding sequence GTCTCGGCGAGGTCCACGACGGCACGACCGTCACCGACTTCGATCCGCAGGAGCGCGACCGCGGGATCACCATCTCCGCGGCCGCTGTCAGCTGCGACTGGGCCGGTCACCGGATCAACCTGATCGACACACCAGGGCACGTCGACTTCGCCGACGAGGTGGAGCGCGCGCTGCGTGTACTCGACGGCGCGGTCGCGGTGTTCGACGCGGTCGCGGGCGTGGAGCCGCAGTCCGAGTCGGTGTGGCGGCAGGCCGACCGGTACGGCGTTCCGCGGATCGCGTTCGTCAACAAGCTGGACCGTGCCGGGGCCGACCTCGACACGGCGGTTGCCTCGATCCGCGACCGGCTGGGCACCGTCCCGCTGGTCGTGCAGCTGCCCGTCGGGCGCGAGTCCGGTTTCACGGGTGTCGTGGATCTCGTACGGATGCGGGCGCTGACCTGGGACGGTGCGTACGCCCAACAGCCCGTGCCCGACGGGCTGTTGGCGGAGGCGCGAGTGCGTCGTGCCGTACTCGACGAGGCCGTGGCCGGTCTGGACGCGAAGGCCCTGGAGGAGTACGTCCACGACTCCGCGCTCAGCGACGAGACGCTCGCCGCCGCGCTGCGAGCGATCACGCTCGGGGCGGACGGCGGCGGCGTGGTGGTGCTGTGCGGTGCGGCGTACCGCAACGTCGGCATCGAACCGCTCCTCGACGCGGTGACGGCGTACCTGCCGTCGCCGCTCGACGTACCACCGGTACCGGGCCGGGCCGCCGCCGACCCGGCGGAGCCCTTCGCCGGGCTCGTCTTCAAGGTGGCGGCGACCCCGACGGGCCGCCTCACCTATCTGCGGGTGTACACGGGAACGATCAGGAAGGGGGACCTCGTGCTGGACACGGGCGCGGGCCGTACCGAGCGCATCGGGCGGATCGTACGGGTGCAGGCCGACCGGCACGCGGAGGCGGAGCTGGCGGTGGCCGGGGACATCGTCGCCGTGGCCGGGGTGAAGGCCGCGCGCTCGGGGGCGACCCTGTGCGCACCGGATGCTCCGCTGCTCCTGGAGCCTCCGGTCGTACCCGATCCGGTCGTCTCGGTCGCGGTCGAGGCGGTACGCGGCACGGACACCGGCCGGCTCGCCGACGCGCTGGCCCGCCTCACCGAGGAGGACCCGTCGCTGCGCGCGCGGACCGATCCGGAGACCGGCCAGACCCTGCTCTCGGGCATGGGTGAACTCCACCTCGAAGTCGCGGTGGAGAAGCTCCGTCGCGCCCACACGCTGGACGTGACGGTGGGCCGGCCGCGGGTGTCGTACCGGGAGACGGTCGTACGGGGCGTGTCGGACCTGACCTTCCGGCACGTCAAACAGGACGGCGGGGCGGGCCAGTTCGCCCAGATCGTCCTCGACGTCCTGCCGTACGACGCCGGGCACTTCACCTTCGAGTCGACGGTGACCGGGGGCAGGGTGCCGCGCGAGTTCGTGCGCGCGGTGGAGTCCGGCTGCCGTGACGCGCTGACCGCGGGTCCGCTCGGCGGGCATCCGGTGACGGGGGTGCGGGTCGTCCTGACGGACGGTGCGACCCACGCCAAGGACTCCTCCGACCTGGCGTTCCGTACGGCGGGCCGCCTCGCGCTCCGCGAGGCGCTGCGGTCTGCGGCGATGGCGCTCCTGGAGCCGGTCGCCGAGGTCACGGTGACCGTGCCCGAGGACGCCGTGGGCTCGGTGCTCGGCGATCTCGCGGCCCGGCGCGGCAGGGTGTCGGGCTCGACGGTGAGGGGTGCGACGGCGGTGGTCACGGCCACGGTCCCGCTGGCCGAACTGTTCGGCTACGCGTCCCGGCTCCGCAGCCGTACCCAGGGCCGCGGAACCTTCACCACCCGTCCGACGGGTTACGCACCCGTACCGGACGGAGTGAAGGCCGGCTAG